A genomic window from Solanum stenotomum isolate F172 chromosome 10, ASM1918654v1, whole genome shotgun sequence includes:
- the LOC125841484 gene encoding 21 kDa protein-like, giving the protein MASLTLHFLLFFLYFHCILAIITGSVTSQTDPNTTNFIVTSCKTTLYPTICVQSLSAYGNTIQLNDQELAHAALTVSLSKAKIASTYISKLTRMRGLKPRELQAAKDCSFNMNDCVYQLERSIPELVQSGKLASRRDEFTWHVSNVQTWISAALTDQNTCLDMINNPSMDGKIKDSIRVRVFVASQVTSNALALVYQFAEKHS; this is encoded by the coding sequence atggccaGCCTTACTCTTCACTTCTTACTATTTTTCTTGTACTTTCATTGTATTCTCGCAATTATTACTGGATCTGTCACGTCTCAAACTGATCCAAACACAACGAATTTCATCGTGACCTCATGCAAAACAACGTTATACCCTACCATATGTGTTCAATCTCTCTCTGCCTACGGAAACACCATTCAACTAAACGATCAAGAACTAGCTCATGCAGCATTAACGGTGAGCTTATCAAAGGCTAAAATTGCTTCAACATACATTTCAAAGCTCACAAGAATGAGGGGCTTAAAGCCAAGAGAATTACAAGCTGCTAAAGATTGTTCATTTAACATGAATGATTGTGTTTATCAACTTGAACGATCGATCCCCGAGCTAGTGCAAAGTGGTAAATTAGCATCAAGAAGAGATGAATTTACTTGGCATGTTAGTAATGTTCAAACATGGATTAGTGCTGCACTTACTGATCAAAATACTTGTCTTGATATGATTAATAATCCTTCTATGGATGGAAAAATTAAGGATTCaattagggttagggtttttGTTGCTTCACAAGTGACTAGTAATGCACTTGCTTTGGTTTATCAATTTGCAGAGAAACACTCATAA
- the LOC125841489 gene encoding non-specific lipid transfer protein GPI-anchored 7-like, with the protein MFSSKMFVLISIALTAAIITSEAQTTPPSCASKLVPCAPYLNASSPPAECCDPLREAITNDLDCLCKLYENPTLLPSLGINITQALALPKACNISGDLSACTTGGAPGPSSEGLPPPVTPGGNNGSNGVNKFTWSGMSFFLVICASLMLA; encoded by the exons atgttttcttcaaaaatgtttgttttaatttcGATTGCGTTGACGGCGGCGATAATTACGTCAGAGGCGCAAACAACGCCGCCGTCGTGTGCCTCGAAATTAGTGCCATGTGCGCCTTACCTTAACGCATCGAGTCCCCCTGCGGAGTGTTGTGATCCATTGAGAGAAGCAATAACAAATGATTTAGATTGTTTGTGTAAATTGTATGAAAATCCAACTTTGTTGCCTTCACTTGGTATTAATATTACTCAAGCACTTGCACTTCCTAAGGCTTGTAATATTTCTGGTGATCTTAGTGCTTGTACTACAG gTGGTGCTCCAGGTCCAAGTTCTGAAGGCTTGCCACCCCCAg tcacGCCAGGAGGAAACAATGGCAGCAATGGAGTAAACAAATTTACATGGAGTGGAATGTcattttttcttgtaatttgTGCTTCTTTGATGCTTGCTTAA
- the LOC125841464 gene encoding uncharacterized protein LOC125841464 gives MVRGRDACWEHCVLVDATRQKVRCNYCRREFSGGVYRMKFHLAQIKNKDIVPCGQVPNEVRDHIKSILNNPKKQKNPKKAKLDQAANGQESSSSSASGGIRPPHDGFSGQNGSPCPPSIMLAHRSSSSQPAVDDVQKQKQDNADKKIAEFFYHNAIPFSVSKSFYYQEMVDAILECEAGYKAPCTEELGTELLEKVKVDVDDGYKRLRDEWKETGCTILCDCWSDGKAKCLVVFSVTCSKGTMFLRSVDVSDHADDPHYLFGLLESVVLEIGVKNVVQVMTDSSASYIYAGRLVMKKYPSVFWSPCASHCINKMLEDFSEHDWVNVVLKEANMITKYIYRNDWILDMMRKFSGGREFVLVRPRITNFVAIFLSLRALVVQEDNLKHMFSHAEWLSSIYSRHPEVQAIKSLLCLERFWRSAREAVTVSEPLLKLLRIVDGDMPAMAYMYEGVERAKLSIKAFYKDVDEKFVPIWDIIDSRWSTLQSPLHAAAAFLNPSIFYNLSFKIDARIRNGFQEAMTKMASEDKDKVEITKEHPMYINAQGALGTEFAIKGRTLNAPADWWTGYGYEIPTLQRAAIRILSQPCSLHWCRWNWSTFDGVHEKRRERLELDRFNDLVYVHCNLWLRALIRSKDGKWKPINFDEIDVGAEWPTEAEVAPCTYLDDSWLQLAHFTP, from the exons ATGGTTAGAGGAAGAGATGCATGTTGGGAACATTGTGTCCTTGTTGATGCTACTAGACAGAAGGTAAGATGTAACTATTGTCGGCGGGAGTTCAGCGGAGGGGTTTACCGAATGAAGTTCCATTTGgctcaaataaaaaacaaagacATAGTACCATGTGGTCAAGTCCCGAATGAGGTAAGGGACCACATTAAAAGTATTTTGAACAATccaaaaaaacagaaaaatccTAAGAAAGCAAAATTGGATCAAGCTGCCAATGGTCAGGAAAGTAGTAGCTCTTCAGCTAGTGGTGGAATCCGTCCTCCTCATGATGGATTTAGTGGACAGAATGGTAGTCCATGTCCTCCGTCCATTATGTTAGCACACCGTTCTTCTAGTTCACAGCCAGCAGTTGACGATGTTCAAAAGCAGAAACAGGACAATGCTGATAAGAAGATTGCTGAGTTTTTCTACCACAATGCAATTCCTTTTTCAGTCTCAAAGTCCTTTTACTATCAGGAAATGGTAGATGCTATTCTTGAGTGTGAAGCGGGGTATAAAGCTCCATGTACTGAAGAATTGGGCACTGAACTTTTGGAGAAAGTCAAAGTCGATGTCGATGACGGTTACAAGAGATTAAGGGATGAATGGAAGGAAACAGGCTGCACAATCTTATGTGATTGCTGGTCTGACGGAAAGGCCAAATGCCTTGTGGTATTTTCTGTGACATGTTCTAAAGGGACAATGTTCCTTAGGTCCGTAGACGTATCTGATCATGCAGATGATCCTCATTATCTATTCGGGTTGCTTGAATCAGTTGTTCTGGAAATTGGTGTTAAAAATGTCGTCCAAGTAATGACAGATAGTTCTGCTAGTTACATATATGCTGGAAGGCTTGTCATGAAGAAGTACCCTTCGGTGTTCTGGTCTCCGTGTGCTTCACATTGTATCAATAAAATGTTAGAGGATTTCAGCGAGCATGACTGGGTGAATGTTGTCCTTAAAGAGGCAAATATGATCACAAAATACATATACCGTAATGACTGGATTCTAGATATGATGAGAAAATTTTCAGGTGGAAGGGAGTTTGTCCTCGTTCGACCAAGAATTACAAACTTCGTAgcaatttttctctctttacGGGCCCTTGTAGTTCAAGAGGATAATTTGAAACACATGTTCTCTCATGCAGAGTGGTTGTCATCCATATATAGTAGGCACCCCGAAGTCCAAGCCATAAAGTCATTGTTGTGCCTTGAAAGATTCTGGAGATCCGCACGTGAAGCTGTTACGGTTTCTGAACCCCTACTTAAACTGTTGAGAATTGTCGACGGAGACATGCCTGCTATGGCCTATATGTACGAGGGAGTGGAAAGAGCAAAGCTCTCCATTAAAGCATTTTATAAGGACGTTGATGAAAAATTTGTGCCGATTTGGGATATAATTGACAGTAGATGGAGCACGCTTCAATCCCCATTACATGCAGCAGCAGCATTCCTTAATCCCTCCATTTTCTACAACTTGAGCTTTAAGATTGATGCAAGGATCAGGAATGGCTTTCAAGAAGCCATGACGAAAATGGCTTCTGAGGATAAAGATAAAGTAGAAATTACTAAAGAGCATCCGATGTACATAAATGCGCAAGGTGCTTTAGGGACTGAATTTGCAATAAAGGGAAGGACACTGAATGCCCCAG CTGATTGGTGGACGGGTTATGGCTACGAAATTCCAACTTTACAGAGAGCTGCTATACGGATTTTGAGTCAACCTTGTAGTCTTCACTGGTGTAGATGGAACTGGAGCACTTTTGATGGTGTTCATGAAAAAAGACGGGAAAGGTTGGAGCTTGATAGATTCAATGATCTTGTTTACGTGCACTGCAATCTCTGGTTACGGGCACTTATAAGAAGTAAAGATGGCAAATGGAAGCCAATCAATTTTGACGAAATAGATGTTGGTGCTGAATGGCCTACTGAAGCTGAAGTTGCGCCATGCACTTACTTGGATGATTCATGGTTGCAACTTGCACACTTCACCCCTTGA
- the LOC125841483 gene encoding uncharacterized protein LOC125841483 translates to MKLVWSPEKASKAYLDTVKSCGLLQESTEAELISAMAAGWNAQMIVETWSRGGATSTSTGLSNAIHQTGGRHICIVPNEDTKTEYKSIMEKITGMSPEIVIGEAEETMESLTGIDFLVVDCERNDFSTILKVVKLGNRGAVLVLKNVSSRAVSDFRWRSVLDEKSKIIRSVFLPVGKGLDIAHVGAVATGKSVSGRKMEKKWIRRFDRESGEEFVIRK, encoded by the exons ATGAAGTTGGTTTGGTCTCCTGAAAAAGCATCTAAAGCTTATCTTGATACTGTTAAATCG TGCGGGTTATTGCAAGAATCCACCGAAGCGGAGTTAATATCAGCCATGGCTGCAGGATGGAACGCGCAAATGATCGTAGAGACATGGTCTCGAGGTGGGGCTACATCAACCAGCACTGGCCTCTCTAACGCAATTCATCAAACAGGTGGTAGGCATATTTGCATAGTCCCAAACGAAGATACAAAAACAGAGTATAAATCAATTATGGAGAAAATCACCGGAATGTCACCGGAAATTGTTATTGGTGAGGCGGAAGAAACAATGGAGTCGTTAACGGGGATCGATTTTCTTGTTGTGGATTGTGAAAGAAATGATTTTTCGACGATTTTGAAGGTGGTTAAATTAGGAAACAGGGGAGCAGTTTTGGTATTGAAAAATGTGAGTTCGAGAGCTGTTTCAGATTTCAGATGGAGGAGTGTTCTTGATGAAAAATCAAAGATCATTCGGTCGGTTTTTTTACCAGTCGGAAAAGGATTGGATATTGCTCATGTAGGGGCTGTCGCCACCGGAAAGAGTGTCTCCGGTCGGAAGATGGAAAAGAAATGGATTAGAAGGTTTGATAGAGAATCTGGTGAAGAGTTTGTGATTCGGAAGTGA